Proteins found in one Planctomycetes bacterium MalM25 genomic segment:
- the pgcA gene encoding Phosphoglucomutase: protein MSAEALLAKVQQASQEEKLTAGAVENLTAWLTEPRYAEYAPQIAEAIEAGDWQTLDDVFWTIIPFGTGGRRGRMHPFGSNAINDRTIGESAQGLATYVKQTLGPDAELSCAICRDTRHNGERFAKLCAEILVAAGFKVHFLRGFRSTPELSYAVRYKRASCGIMVTASHNPPSDNAVKVYWSTGGQILPPHDAGIIERVMNCGEIERADFDQAVADGKIVYCEEEVDKAFLDAVLTQALPGPRDLKVLYSPLHGVGGTAVVPVLDRDGFKEVEVFGPHAEPDGDFPNVPGHVSNPERPVVFDAMIEHAKTTGADLCVASDPDCDRIGLAAPLEPGSDEWSTLSGNQIGALLADYVLEAKQGTLTPEHFNIITLVTTQLTRRIGDSAGIRTITDLLVGFKWIAGAIDDNGPEKFVFGTEESHGYMAGNYVRDKDGALAAMLACELAAKLKAEGQTLHQKLDSLFWQHGCHVERTINIQMPGSDGMERMKEVMAKFRSQPPSQLDGMGVAQMRDYKHNETQPVAEPGDTTPLDGPTGDLVILDLTECGNYVAARPSGTEPKIKFYLFAYTPAEQLHDLEETKADLEKQLDGIEADLRAFAGV from the coding sequence ATGTCCGCCGAAGCCCTCCTCGCGAAAGTCCAGCAAGCCTCCCAGGAAGAGAAGCTCACCGCCGGCGCGGTCGAGAACCTCACCGCTTGGCTCACCGAGCCCCGCTACGCGGAGTACGCCCCGCAGATCGCCGAGGCGATCGAAGCGGGCGACTGGCAGACGCTGGACGACGTCTTCTGGACGATCATCCCGTTCGGCACGGGCGGCCGCCGGGGCAGGATGCACCCGTTCGGCTCCAACGCGATCAACGATCGGACGATCGGCGAGTCGGCCCAGGGCCTGGCGACCTACGTGAAGCAGACCCTTGGTCCCGATGCCGAGCTGAGCTGCGCCATCTGCCGCGACACCCGCCACAACGGCGAGCGGTTCGCGAAGCTGTGCGCGGAGATCCTGGTCGCCGCCGGCTTCAAGGTTCACTTCCTGCGCGGCTTCCGCAGCACGCCCGAGCTGTCGTACGCGGTCCGCTACAAGCGGGCGAGCTGCGGCATCATGGTGACCGCCAGCCACAACCCACCGAGCGACAACGCGGTGAAGGTTTACTGGTCGACCGGCGGGCAGATCCTGCCGCCGCACGACGCGGGCATCATCGAGCGGGTCATGAACTGCGGCGAGATCGAGCGGGCCGATTTCGATCAAGCGGTCGCCGACGGCAAGATCGTCTACTGCGAGGAGGAGGTCGATAAGGCGTTCCTCGACGCGGTGCTCACGCAGGCGCTGCCCGGGCCACGCGACCTGAAGGTGCTGTACTCGCCGCTGCACGGCGTCGGCGGCACGGCGGTCGTTCCGGTGCTCGACCGCGACGGCTTCAAGGAGGTTGAGGTCTTCGGCCCCCACGCCGAGCCGGACGGCGACTTCCCGAACGTGCCGGGGCACGTGTCGAATCCGGAGCGGCCGGTTGTGTTCGACGCGATGATCGAGCACGCGAAGACGACCGGCGCCGACCTGTGCGTCGCCAGCGACCCGGACTGCGACCGCATCGGACTCGCCGCCCCGCTCGAGCCCGGCTCGGACGAGTGGTCCACCCTCAGTGGCAACCAGATCGGCGCGTTGCTGGCCGACTACGTCCTTGAAGCGAAGCAAGGCACGCTCACGCCCGAGCACTTCAACATTATTACGCTGGTCACGACGCAGCTCACCCGCCGCATCGGCGACTCGGCGGGCATCCGGACGATCACCGACCTGCTGGTCGGCTTCAAGTGGATCGCCGGCGCGATCGACGACAACGGGCCGGAGAAGTTCGTCTTCGGCACCGAGGAGTCGCACGGCTACATGGCCGGCAACTACGTCCGCGACAAGGATGGCGCCCTCGCCGCGATGCTCGCCTGCGAGCTGGCGGCGAAGCTCAAGGCCGAAGGGCAGACGCTGCACCAGAAGCTCGATTCGCTCTTCTGGCAGCACGGCTGCCACGTCGAGCGGACGATCAACATCCAGATGCCGGGCTCCGACGGCATGGAGCGCATGAAAGAGGTGATGGCGAAGTTCCGCAGCCAGCCGCCCAGCCAGCTCGACGGCATGGGTGTCGCGCAGATGCGGGACTACAAGCACAACGAGACCCAACCCGTCGCCGAGCCGGGCGACACGACCCCGCTCGACGGCCCGACGGGCGACCTCGTGATCCTCGACCTCACCGAGTGCGGCAACTACGTGGCGGCCCGCCCGAGCGGCACCGAGCCGAAGATCAAGTTCTACCTTTTCGCGTACACGCCGGCCGAGCAGCTGCACGACCTGGAAGAGACCAAGGCCGACCTCGAGAAGCAGCTTGATGGGATCGAAGCCGATCTGCGGGCGTTCGCTGGGGTATAA
- the ybaN gene encoding Inner membrane protein YbaN, with protein sequence MATPEAPIADPRQLAGRLLADEALSSVTFDHSTDVATLRYHDRRVDRASLAWLAELARNDSRLLNQAAILPAPVNVPVECWPDPESGRASYIRTPRQATGWRRVMHLTLAGVWFTLAVLGAILPGLPCTCFLLLCSYSLCRSSQRLHQKLLDSKWFGPTLRHWRVHRGVRPGVKTKALTMLVLMVGASLAFAPLPPIAWWAVAAAGVIGAVVVSRLRVVAS encoded by the coding sequence ATGGCCACACCCGAAGCCCCGATCGCCGACCCGAGACAGCTCGCCGGACGGCTGCTGGCGGATGAGGCGCTCAGCTCGGTAACGTTCGACCACTCGACCGACGTGGCGACGCTCCGCTACCACGACCGCCGGGTCGATCGGGCCTCGTTGGCGTGGCTCGCCGAACTCGCCCGCAACGACAGCCGCTTGCTCAACCAAGCCGCCATCCTGCCCGCGCCGGTGAACGTGCCGGTCGAGTGCTGGCCCGACCCGGAGTCCGGCCGCGCGAGCTACATCCGCACGCCCCGGCAGGCGACCGGCTGGCGGCGTGTTATGCACCTGACACTCGCCGGGGTCTGGTTCACCTTGGCGGTTCTTGGAGCCATCCTGCCGGGGCTCCCCTGCACCTGCTTCCTGCTGCTGTGCAGCTACTCGCTCTGCCGCAGCTCGCAGCGCCTCCATCAGAAGCTGCTCGATAGCAAGTGGTTCGGCCCGACGCTCCGCCACTGGCGCGTGCACCGTGGCGTGCGGCCGGGCGTGAAGACGAAGGCGCTCACGATGCTCGTCCTGATGGTCGGCGCGTCGCTCGCCTTCGCCCCGCTGCCCCCGATCGCCTGGTGGGCCGTCGCCGCGGCGGGCGTGATCGGCGCGGTCGTCGTCTCGCGTCTGCGGGTGGTTGCGAGCTGA
- the cysH_2 gene encoding Phosphoadenosine phosphosulfate reductase gives MTAAASPSAANLPAAPAQGEAPSEAFLDYLKAESQRLETATPDEILAWAHERFAPGLAIGTAFGPEGCLLLSLLPKLAPTTYVFNLETGYQFQQTLDLADRMAEKYSLKIDMLTPELTVPEYEALHGGPLYKTDPDRCCGDRKIKVLQRAAQGRTAWMSGIRRDQSPVRAKQPIVAWDRKFGLVKISPLANATKQSVWTRLLKEGVPYNPLHDQGYPSVGCWPCTQKAGEEGDERAGRWAGREKTECGLHTGMEVDGSGI, from the coding sequence ATGACCGCCGCCGCCAGCCCCTCCGCCGCCAACCTGCCCGCCGCCCCCGCACAAGGCGAGGCGCCCTCCGAGGCGTTCCTTGATTACTTGAAGGCGGAGAGCCAGCGGCTCGAGACCGCCACGCCCGACGAGATCCTCGCCTGGGCGCACGAGCGTTTCGCGCCGGGCCTCGCCATCGGCACGGCCTTCGGGCCCGAAGGCTGCTTGTTGCTCTCGCTGCTGCCGAAGCTCGCGCCGACGACCTACGTCTTCAACCTGGAGACCGGCTATCAGTTCCAGCAGACGCTCGACCTCGCCGACCGCATGGCGGAGAAGTACAGCCTGAAGATCGACATGCTCACGCCCGAGCTGACTGTGCCCGAGTACGAAGCGTTGCACGGCGGGCCGCTCTACAAGACCGACCCTGACCGCTGCTGTGGCGATCGAAAGATCAAGGTCCTGCAGCGCGCCGCGCAGGGTCGCACCGCCTGGATGAGCGGCATCCGTCGCGACCAATCGCCAGTGCGGGCGAAGCAGCCGATCGTCGCCTGGGATCGCAAGTTCGGCCTCGTGAAGATCAGCCCGCTCGCGAACGCCACGAAGCAGAGCGTTTGGACGCGTCTGCTCAAGGAGGGTGTGCCGTACAACCCGCTCCACGACCAGGGGTACCCGAGCGTCGGCTGCTGGCCCTGCACGCAAAAAGCGGGCGAGGAGGGCGACGAGCGCGCCGGCCGTTGGGCGGGGCGCGAGAAGACCGAGTGCGGCTTGCACACCGGCATGGAAGTCGACGGAAGCGGAATTTGA
- the cymR gene encoding HTH-type transcriptional regulator CymR yields MLSAKTEYACLALARLAAEFAGGRPLQGRRLASEEGIPEGFLVQILQELRRFGLVTSTRGAAGGYRLARPPEEVSLGEALDLLEGPPAEASNVAKPSPLGEAILAALTDAAHAQRERLRAVTLADLARQSADATPMYYI; encoded by the coding sequence ATGCTCTCCGCCAAGACCGAATACGCCTGCCTCGCGCTCGCCCGGCTAGCGGCCGAGTTCGCCGGGGGGCGGCCGTTGCAGGGGCGGCGGTTAGCGTCCGAAGAGGGGATCCCCGAGGGCTTCCTCGTGCAGATCCTCCAAGAGCTCAGACGCTTCGGCTTGGTGACCAGCACCCGCGGCGCGGCGGGGGGCTACCGGTTGGCTCGCCCGCCCGAAGAGGTCTCGCTGGGCGAGGCGCTCGACCTGCTCGAAGGGCCGCCCGCCGAGGCGAGCAACGTGGCGAAGCCGTCCCCGTTGGGCGAGGCGATCCTCGCCGCACTGACCGACGCCGCGCACGCACAACGCGAGCGGCTTCGAGCGGTCACCCTGGCGGACCTCGCCAGGCAATCGGCCGACGCGACGCCGATGTACTACATCTGA
- the thrS gene encoding Threonine--tRNA ligase — MLTVTLPDGSSRPFETSVTCLEVAEAIGPGLAKAAIAAEVDGVQRDLAYQLPASGEAAVRFLTKRDDEALAIMRHSCAHVMAQAVMRLYDGVQLAFGPTTASGFYYDMKLTDPISEEDFPKIEAEMKRIVKENLAFERLEKPREESLQLCQELGQEFKVEHVETGLGDEADLSFYRQGEFVDLCRGVHIPSTSHIGKAFKLLSIAGAYWKGDSSRDQLQRLYATAFFDKKELRAYLDQIEEAKKRDHRVLGKQLELFTIDQKVGSGLILWLPKGAAIRQTLEDMLKKELTDRGYEAVYTPHVGRVELYETSGHFPYYRESQFPVLCEHEAGSLVDSLVERLRADDIEADEEAKLMDAARLLGFDGEMPEGLSAAGRADALDAWAHQHERYLLKPMNCPHHIMIYKAKPRSYRDLPVRLAEFGTVYRYEQSGELSGMTRVRGFTQDDAHLFCTPDQVADEFRGCLEMTQWVLESLGMTDYRVRLGFRDPDSSKYVGSEELWDAAEAELKEVCESMDLPGLSIEPGEAAFYGPKADFVVTDCIGREWQLGTVQLDYNLPSAERFDLEYTGADNKPHRPVMIHRAPFGSMERFLGVIIEHFAGAFPLWLAPVQARVVTVSEKSEEYGREVEKRLKAAGLRVEGDYRGAKLGAKIREGQLALIPYLVVVGEQDRDNGTVALRDRIDGDQGSCTIDEAIARLQEEITEKRVRQVAEAASADLSAKAVGNEY, encoded by the coding sequence ATGCTCACGGTCACCCTCCCGGACGGTAGCTCTCGCCCCTTCGAAACCTCGGTCACCTGCCTCGAAGTCGCCGAGGCGATCGGGCCCGGCCTCGCCAAAGCGGCCATCGCCGCCGAGGTCGACGGCGTCCAACGCGACCTCGCCTATCAACTCCCCGCCAGCGGCGAAGCGGCCGTCCGCTTCCTCACCAAGCGCGACGACGAAGCCCTCGCCATCATGCGGCACTCGTGCGCCCACGTGATGGCCCAGGCCGTCATGCGGCTGTACGACGGCGTGCAGCTCGCGTTCGGCCCCACGACCGCCAGCGGCTTCTACTACGACATGAAGCTGACCGACCCGATCTCCGAGGAGGACTTCCCGAAGATCGAGGCGGAGATGAAGCGCATCGTCAAAGAGAACCTCGCGTTCGAACGGCTCGAGAAGCCGCGCGAGGAGTCCTTACAACTATGCCAGGAGCTGGGCCAAGAGTTCAAAGTCGAGCACGTCGAGACCGGCCTGGGCGACGAGGCCGACCTGTCGTTCTACCGCCAGGGCGAGTTCGTCGACCTCTGCCGGGGCGTCCACATCCCGTCGACCTCCCACATCGGCAAGGCGTTCAAGCTCCTCAGCATCGCCGGCGCTTACTGGAAGGGCGACTCATCACGCGACCAGCTGCAACGCCTCTACGCCACGGCCTTCTTCGATAAGAAGGAACTGCGGGCGTACCTCGACCAGATCGAAGAAGCCAAGAAACGCGACCACCGCGTCCTCGGCAAGCAGCTCGAACTGTTCACGATCGACCAGAAGGTCGGTTCGGGGCTGATCCTCTGGCTCCCCAAGGGCGCCGCGATCCGCCAGACGCTGGAGGACATGCTCAAGAAGGAGCTGACCGACCGCGGCTACGAGGCGGTCTACACGCCTCACGTCGGCCGCGTCGAGCTGTACGAGACCTCGGGCCACTTCCCGTACTACCGCGAGAGCCAATTCCCCGTGCTCTGCGAGCACGAGGCGGGGTCGCTTGTTGATTCGCTCGTGGAGCGCCTCCGCGCGGACGACATCGAGGCCGACGAAGAGGCGAAGCTCATGGACGCCGCGCGGCTGTTGGGCTTCGACGGTGAGATGCCCGAGGGCCTCTCCGCCGCCGGACGCGCCGACGCGCTCGACGCCTGGGCGCATCAGCACGAGCGCTACCTGCTCAAGCCGATGAACTGCCCGCACCACATCATGATCTACAAGGCGAAGCCGCGATCGTACCGCGACCTGCCGGTCCGCCTCGCGGAGTTCGGCACGGTCTACCGCTACGAGCAGTCGGGCGAGCTCTCCGGCATGACCCGCGTCCGCGGCTTCACCCAGGACGACGCCCACCTCTTCTGCACACCCGACCAGGTCGCCGACGAGTTCCGCGGCTGCCTCGAAATGACCCAGTGGGTGCTCGAGTCGCTCGGCATGACCGACTACCGGGTCCGCCTCGGCTTCCGCGACCCGGACAGCAGCAAGTACGTCGGCTCCGAGGAGCTGTGGGACGCGGCCGAGGCCGAGCTTAAAGAGGTCTGCGAGTCGATGGACCTACCCGGCCTTTCGATCGAGCCGGGCGAGGCGGCGTTCTACGGGCCGAAGGCCGACTTCGTCGTCACCGACTGCATTGGCCGCGAGTGGCAGCTCGGCACCGTGCAGCTCGACTACAACCTGCCGAGCGCCGAACGCTTCGACCTGGAATACACCGGCGCCGACAACAAGCCGCACCGCCCCGTGATGATCCACCGGGCGCCCTTCGGCTCGATGGAGCGGTTCCTCGGCGTGATCATCGAGCACTTCGCCGGCGCCTTCCCGCTGTGGCTCGCCCCGGTGCAGGCGCGCGTGGTGACCGTCAGCGAGAAGTCCGAGGAGTACGGCCGCGAGGTTGAGAAGCGACTCAAAGCGGCCGGCCTCCGCGTCGAGGGCGACTACCGCGGCGCGAAGCTCGGCGCGAAGATCCGCGAGGGCCAGCTCGCGCTGATCCCGTACCTCGTCGTGGTCGGCGAGCAGGACCGCGACAACGGCACCGTGGCGCTACGCGACCGCATCGACGGCGACCAGGGCTCCTGCACGATCGACGAAGCGATCGCCCGCCTGCAAGAAGAGATCACCGAGAAACGCGTCCGCCAAGTCGCCGAAGCGGCCTCCGCCGACCTATCGGCGAAGGCGGTTGGGAATGAGTATTGA
- a CDS encoding PQQ enzyme repeat protein, with amino-acid sequence MLSDFTHRLVLAALSGWLLSSSGTRADWPQAGGPECNGQLTTAAPVPTAWSVSRGENIRWRTPLPNVGQSGIAVWGDRLFLTTYAPGEGHQKGKTKSAKVIGLCVDAKDGSILWTVPLDGEVPSPMMYTYSDSTSPTPVTDGERVVFTNASGCMAAFDFAGEELWRRTWRPWGPEEHFPFNKMHEPILYGDTVVNLEPLKDCPEEKIGWNYLHGVDLRTGATQWVAEHGTTSYATHVLGFTAKGKPALVSGRGAVHGHPERPAGLNLMSLAAGEEGKSLWLFLTPTDKHGKPAEPGTVVGRTWQAMFDFVWDDRYAYWFNLHPVESSVLLDIRTGELVKKQSLIDGVDLRRWNPATAKHELLAGVNLRETQDWPEYLKVKGKHKPSIVVYPSPHSNVSAGGYFYFLCTTGNTRNTPPGVDGLAGPSHCVGRVSLETDKVEYLELPVTVLREPGEDDEFVYGELVPIDTRNSAGVDVAAEGRSREDGWKAPAYWGSPTVLNGKIYWTTTPGVTYVIDADAPVLDASAIVAINDLGPSGETWTLNSISYSDGVIYHRTAKELIAIGE; translated from the coding sequence ATGCTCAGCGACTTCACTCACCGTCTGGTGCTGGCCGCGTTGTCTGGCTGGCTGTTGAGTTCCTCAGGAACGCGAGCCGATTGGCCACAGGCCGGCGGGCCCGAGTGCAACGGGCAGCTCACGACCGCCGCCCCCGTGCCGACCGCTTGGTCGGTCAGCCGTGGCGAGAACATCCGCTGGCGGACCCCGCTGCCGAACGTCGGGCAGAGCGGAATCGCGGTGTGGGGCGACCGCCTCTTCTTGACGACCTACGCCCCAGGAGAGGGACACCAGAAGGGCAAGACGAAGAGCGCGAAGGTCATTGGCCTCTGCGTCGACGCGAAAGATGGCTCGATCCTGTGGACCGTCCCGCTCGACGGCGAAGTCCCCAGCCCGATGATGTACACCTACAGCGACTCGACCTCCCCCACGCCCGTGACGGACGGCGAGCGCGTCGTCTTCACCAACGCGAGCGGCTGCATGGCGGCCTTCGACTTCGCGGGCGAGGAGCTGTGGCGTCGGACTTGGCGGCCGTGGGGCCCCGAGGAGCACTTCCCCTTCAACAAGATGCACGAGCCGATCCTCTACGGTGACACGGTCGTGAACCTCGAGCCGCTTAAGGACTGCCCCGAAGAGAAGATCGGCTGGAACTACCTGCACGGCGTCGACCTCCGGACGGGCGCGACCCAGTGGGTGGCCGAGCACGGCACGACCTCCTACGCCACCCACGTGCTCGGTTTCACCGCCAAGGGGAAGCCGGCGCTCGTCTCGGGGCGCGGAGCCGTACACGGCCACCCCGAGCGCCCCGCCGGATTGAACCTGATGAGCCTCGCGGCGGGCGAGGAGGGAAAGTCGCTCTGGCTGTTCCTCACGCCAACCGACAAGCACGGCAAGCCGGCCGAACCGGGCACAGTCGTCGGTCGCACCTGGCAGGCGATGTTCGACTTCGTCTGGGACGATCGCTACGCGTACTGGTTCAACCTGCACCCGGTCGAGAGCAGCGTGCTGCTCGACATCCGCACCGGCGAGTTGGTCAAGAAGCAGTCGCTCATCGACGGGGTCGATCTCCGACGGTGGAACCCGGCGACGGCCAAGCACGAGCTGCTCGCGGGCGTCAACCTGCGTGAGACGCAGGACTGGCCCGAGTACTTGAAGGTCAAGGGGAAGCACAAACCCTCGATCGTGGTCTACCCCTCGCCACACTCGAACGTCAGCGCGGGGGGCTACTTCTATTTCCTCTGCACGACCGGCAACACCCGCAACACGCCCCCCGGCGTCGATGGCCTCGCGGGTCCCTCGCACTGCGTGGGGCGCGTGAGCCTGGAGACCGACAAGGTCGAGTACCTCGAGCTGCCCGTGACCGTCCTCCGCGAACCCGGTGAGGACGACGAATTCGTCTACGGGGAGCTCGTGCCGATCGACACCCGCAACAGCGCGGGCGTCGACGTGGCGGCCGAGGGGCGTTCGCGTGAAGATGGCTGGAAAGCGCCCGCGTACTGGGGCAGCCCCACCGTGCTCAACGGCAAGATCTACTGGACGACCACGCCGGGCGTCACCTACGTGATCGACGCCGACGCCCCGGTGCTCGACGCGTCGGCCATCGTGGCGATCAACGACCTGGGCCCCTCCGGCGAGACCTGGACGCTCAACTCGATCAGCTACTCCGACGGCGTCATCTACCACCGGACGGCGAAGGAGCTGATCGCCATCGGGGAGTAG
- the ribD gene encoding Riboflavin biosynthesis protein RibD yields the protein MASPQPIDDHAAMRRALGLAARGEGWVEPNPMVGCVVVRDGAIIGEGWHERFGGAHAEVNALRDAGEAAQGATAYVTLEPCCHTGKTPPCVEALLTAGVARVVLATRDPFPKVDGGGVRALEAAGVACKVGLLEDEAKRLLAPYLKLVATGRPWVIAKWAITLDGRIATRTGDSQWITGEASRARVYALRGRCDAVIVGAGTLVADDPLLNARTENAPRTPLRIVVADDRPLPIDRKLWSSPDDGPTLVATGKGYPADDADKLRDRGVEVLAASPAELLDELGRRRLTNVLVEGGGKLLGRLFDQGLIDEAWAFVAPKLVGGDAPGPIAGEGVGLMAEALEMIDPTHETIGGDLLIRGRVKKDSPRA from the coding sequence ATGGCGTCGCCTCAGCCGATCGATGACCACGCCGCAATGCGCCGCGCGCTCGGGCTCGCCGCGCGGGGCGAGGGGTGGGTCGAGCCGAACCCGATGGTCGGCTGCGTCGTCGTGCGTGACGGAGCCATTATCGGCGAGGGGTGGCACGAGCGATTCGGCGGGGCCCACGCCGAAGTGAACGCTCTGCGCGACGCGGGCGAGGCGGCTCAAGGGGCGACCGCCTACGTGACGCTCGAACCGTGCTGCCACACCGGCAAGACGCCCCCGTGCGTCGAGGCGCTGCTCACTGCGGGTGTCGCACGCGTCGTGCTCGCCACGCGTGATCCCTTCCCCAAGGTCGATGGCGGTGGCGTCCGCGCGCTCGAAGCGGCGGGTGTTGCGTGCAAGGTTGGCCTCCTCGAAGACGAGGCGAAGCGGCTGCTCGCCCCGTACCTAAAGCTCGTCGCCACGGGCCGCCCCTGGGTGATCGCCAAGTGGGCGATAACACTCGATGGGCGGATCGCCACCCGCACGGGCGACAGCCAGTGGATCACCGGCGAGGCGTCCCGTGCCCGGGTCTATGCGCTCCGCGGCCGCTGCGACGCGGTCATCGTCGGCGCCGGCACCCTGGTCGCCGATGACCCGCTGCTGAACGCCCGAACCGAAAACGCCCCACGCACGCCGCTGCGGATCGTCGTCGCCGACGACCGCCCGCTGCCGATCGATCGGAAGCTCTGGTCGAGCCCCGACGACGGCCCCACCTTGGTCGCCACTGGGAAGGGCTACCCGGCCGACGACGCCGACAAGCTCCGCGACCGGGGCGTCGAGGTGCTCGCGGCATCGCCCGCCGAGCTGCTCGACGAACTCGGCCGTCGCCGGCTGACCAACGTCCTGGTCGAAGGGGGCGGCAAGCTGCTTGGCCGACTCTTCGACCAGGGCCTCATCGACGAGGCGTGGGCGTTCGTCGCCCCGAAACTCGTCGGCGGCGACGCGCCCGGCCCGATCGCGGGCGAGGGCGTCGGGCTCATGGCCGAGGCCCTCGAAATGATCGATCCGACACACGAGACGATCGGCGGTGATCTCCTTATTCGCGGGCGGGTGAAGAAGGACTCGCCGCGGGCGTAG